A part of Vulcanisaeta moutnovskia 768-28 genomic DNA contains:
- a CDS encoding phosphate signaling complex PhoU family protein, which translates to MSSIYRRVIRIGEKSIGITLPKRWLDVLSVGVGDVVEISLIGKVIVVKPVTQVGGETNEVSISLGGSIDETTRVIIASYIEGYDNVEVIGQKDVIRRAFSSVEKKLPGSLMLEGDGSVLIKVATSETNVDLNEVISSMANILNSMFGKFIDYLESNKDDLLREVLELDDQMDKLYFLALRTIKKLSFRDPKRAIDDTIVVKNLEHAADALDRLSNAFMRIQATQCRREISEKLRDVWTYIMRAVYSYLENNINNAIKVLLDRERMLNNMLELANTGCTGLSGLLTASIHEGQLIVALAADIAEAAFSRHVRSIAKPTRLITGEELNSEE; encoded by the coding sequence GTGTCATCTATCTATAGGAGGGTTATTAGGATTGGCGAGAAGAGTATTGGAATTACATTACCTAAGCGGTGGCTTGATGTATTAAGTGTTGGTGTTGGTGATGTCGTTGAGATAAGCCTTATTGGTAAGGTTATTGTGGTTAAGCCCGTTACACAGGTTGGCGGTGAGACTAATGAGGTTAGTATATCACTTGGTGGTTCAATTGATGAGACCACTAGGGTAATTATTGCGAGTTATATCGAGGGTTATGATAATGTAGAGGTTATTGGACAGAAGGACGTGATTAGGAGGGCCTTCTCGAGTGTTGAGAAGAAGTTGCCTGGTTCATTAATGCTTGAGGGTGATGGTAGCGTATTGATTAAGGTGGCGACTAGCGAAACGAATGTCGATCTCAACGAGGTAATTAGCAGTATGGCCAATATTCTAAATTCCATGTTTGGTAAATTCATTGATTACCTTGAGTCGAATAAGGATGATTTGTTAAGGGAGGTTCTTGAACTCGATGATCAGATGGATAAGTTGTACTTCCTCGCATTAAGGACGATAAAGAAGCTATCCTTTAGGGATCCGAAGAGAGCCATCGACGATACCATAGTCGTGAAGAACCTAGAACATGCAGCGGATGCGTTGGATAGATTATCGAATGCCTTTATGAGGATACAAGCAACTCAGTGCAGGCGTGAAATCAGTGAGAAGCTTAGGGATGTTTGGACTTACATAATGAGGGCTGTGTATTCATACCTGGAAAACAACATCAATAATGCCATAAAGGTACTACTCGATAGGGAACGCATGCTCAATAATATGCTGGAACTTGCAAACACTGGATGTACTGGACTAAGTGGTTTATTAACGGCTTCGATACATGAGGGTCAATTAATAGTTGCATTAGCAGCGGACATAGCAGAGGCAGCCTTCAGTAGGCATGTTAGGAGTATTGCGAAGCCCACTAGATTAATCACTGGTGAGGAATTAAATAGTGAGGAGTGA
- the cobS gene encoding adenosylcobinamide-GDP ribazoletransferase has protein sequence MEAEDFIDDLRAVITFFTIVPIGGSHDISRALKNAWLAIIIVPPITGLLPGLLGYYLSLFVHNNLLTASITYLLLLVLTGLNHIDGFADVIDALMVRVSIEDRIRILKDPHRGSASIAMVVLLIIMAISALTNLAGILWQSLLIAEIMSKSTCCLCGIIGKEPSYKGLGWQLTRYSREKAHLIIMAIIIGLIITYLLLGPIGIVISLGSMALSTLLFIALQRSFGGAVGDLYGFTLEISRVITLVLMASIIIVNLH, from the coding sequence GTGGAGGCGGAGGATTTCATTGATGATTTAAGGGCCGTAATTACATTCTTTACCATAGTACCCATCGGTGGTTCTCATGATATTTCAAGGGCATTGAAGAATGCATGGCTGGCAATAATAATCGTACCGCCAATAACGGGATTATTACCCGGCCTTCTTGGTTATTACCTGAGTCTCTTCGTACATAATAATTTACTTACTGCGTCGATCACATACTTATTATTACTCGTACTCACTGGGCTTAATCACATTGATGGTTTTGCCGACGTGATTGATGCGTTAATGGTTAGGGTATCCATTGAGGATAGGATCAGGATACTTAAGGATCCGCATAGGGGTTCAGCATCGATAGCCATGGTTGTATTATTAATAATAATGGCAATCTCAGCATTAACAAACCTGGCAGGTATTCTATGGCAATCATTGCTCATTGCTGAAATAATGTCTAAATCAACATGTTGCCTTTGCGGCATAATTGGTAAGGAGCCTAGTTATAAGGGATTAGGTTGGCAATTAACAAGGTATAGTAGGGAGAAAGCTCATTTAATAATAATGGCAATAATCATAGGTCTCATAATTACCTACTTATTACTAGGCCCCATTGGTATAGTGATATCCCTAGGATCTATGGCATTAAGTACATTATTATTCATAGCATTACAAAGAAGTTTTGGAGGTGCTGTTGGTGACCTTTATGGCTTTACCCTTGAGATTTCAAGGGTAATTACCCTGGTATTAATGGCATCAATAATAATTGTTAACCTTCACTAA
- a CDS encoding glycogen/starch/alpha-glucan phosphorylase, whose translation MSNDPDAIISITPDLALDMGYTYAGGLGVLEGDKFYGAAALGLNYYVITLLYKNGYVDYDFDEEDNPVPKPQPQPKSFLESLRLTDTFTIKLRNEDVEVNAWEYNLGSAHAVFLEPRGPEWVLKLTDRIYIESSVEDKFLKYIFLARGAVEFIRRNIGLENVRYIDLQEAYAAMVPIILKIPGRYRLIIHTPGPWGHPSFPNRLFEEETGYRFIEDPVVLTSIGAAMAWEVIMVSSKHYDIMRKVIPQYISKARFITNGVDLNRWMDPEIRMLYEKGSLTRDNLGLIKSRLRNELQGLIRSYKSIELNNNTLVTAWVRRMTLYKRPHFVARLIEEGEFNDVIFILGGKSHPMDKDGLIYMKKFRELHKKYKNVVYMHDYDVNKAKIVLKGIDVLLFTPFPGWEASGTSFMKAAINGVPSIASRDGAAIELIADGVNGWLFGNDIRDLIDFANDPRGKEIDEREYTEFKAKFSQVYDLYNSDKERFYLISLSAILSFVPRVDIKRVLREYYPDLVSA comes from the coding sequence ATGAGTAATGATCCAGATGCCATAATAAGTATAACACCCGACCTAGCTCTCGACATGGGATATACATATGCAGGTGGACTTGGTGTTCTTGAGGGTGATAAATTCTACGGCGCAGCAGCGCTAGGGCTTAATTATTACGTAATTACCCTCCTGTATAAGAATGGTTATGTTGACTATGACTTCGATGAGGAGGATAATCCAGTACCGAAGCCTCAGCCTCAACCCAAGTCCTTCCTTGAATCCCTAAGGCTTACTGACACATTCACAATCAAGTTAAGGAATGAGGATGTGGAGGTTAATGCATGGGAGTATAATTTAGGTTCAGCTCATGCCGTGTTCCTAGAGCCTAGAGGCCCTGAATGGGTCTTGAAATTAACCGATAGGATATACATAGAGAGCAGTGTTGAGGATAAGTTCCTGAAGTACATATTCCTTGCAAGAGGCGCTGTGGAGTTCATTAGGAGGAATATTGGCCTTGAGAATGTTAGGTACATAGATCTTCAAGAGGCTTATGCGGCCATGGTTCCAATAATACTAAAAATACCAGGTAGATATAGACTAATAATTCACACGCCAGGTCCTTGGGGCCACCCATCATTCCCAAATAGACTGTTCGAGGAAGAGACGGGTTATAGGTTTATTGAAGATCCCGTGGTCTTGACAAGCATTGGTGCCGCCATGGCATGGGAAGTCATTATGGTCTCCTCAAAGCATTACGATATAATGAGGAAGGTGATACCCCAATATATTAGTAAGGCTAGGTTCATAACAAATGGTGTTGACCTAAATAGGTGGATGGATCCGGAGATAAGGATGCTTTACGAGAAGGGTTCGTTAACGAGGGATAACCTAGGACTCATTAAGTCTAGGCTAAGAAATGAGTTACAGGGATTAATAAGGTCCTATAAGTCCATTGAGTTAAATAATAATACGCTTGTGACTGCGTGGGTTAGGAGAATGACGCTGTACAAGAGACCTCACTTTGTGGCTAGGTTAATTGAGGAGGGGGAGTTTAATGATGTTATTTTCATACTGGGTGGTAAGTCGCATCCCATGGATAAGGATGGACTAATATACATGAAGAAATTTAGGGAGTTGCATAAGAAGTATAAGAATGTTGTTTATATGCATGATTATGATGTTAATAAGGCCAAGATAGTATTAAAGGGCATTGATGTATTATTATTTACACCATTTCCTGGTTGGGAGGCTAGTGGTACGAGCTTTATGAAGGCTGCAATAAATGGTGTACCAAGTATAGCCTCACGGGATGGTGCAGCCATTGAGTTAATTGCAGACGGCGTTAATGGTTGGTTATTCGGTAATGACATTAGGGATTTAATAGATTTTGCAAATGATCCAAGGGGTAAGGAGATTGATGAAAGGGAATACACCGAGTTTAAGGCTAAGTTCTCTCAAGTCTATGATTTATATAATTCGGATAAGGAGCGTTTCTACCTAATTAGCCTAAGTGCAATACTTAGTTTCGTACCTAGAGTAGACATTAAAAGAGTTCTGCGTGAGTATTACCCTGACCTTGTGAGTGCATAA
- a CDS encoding M28 family peptidase, which yields MSELTTALSIAKKCSSYMDLASGSVAEYDFIQWLLNQIDNPLFSYELQPVSVLVWRDRFSRIVHGSNEFRALSMPLTLGGSDRGKLTMDINDSEGKVLLMDYPEDMDDAKYIYIKAMEKGALAVIFRDRYPGVVRRIVVTATPDYSWDRAPPPVIPALTVSREVGDELSKHVGEEVEFVSDVETKLSTGYNLIINLEGNREESVILAVHHDHWLTGYADNCLGIGLGTTMLLNAIKERSSIKRGLSFISFTAEEAGNPGFASLYWAYGSTRYVEYLERRGLLNNVYAVLNLDVVGRQYVIHTSEDLSMQLSQLISTQWELPKPYFDSLNFEMNGTPSMTLSSLDYYWDVYHTDRDTEDKASQRDIDSAFKTAGQLLNYLLTNDLTPSPYISVLNRDIISVGLGIELKEDWDTYRLVKYLLSKYLVEYRRDGSVKTIYTNSILSYVRRFININDISQVPLRVEEMGTGKVIMDTSTIRNVRQLSQYISQVIESLAEDMNINLVT from the coding sequence GTGTCTGAATTAACAACGGCGCTTAGCATTGCTAAGAAGTGCTCATCATACATGGATCTGGCAAGTGGATCAGTTGCCGAATACGACTTCATACAGTGGCTTCTGAATCAAATAGATAATCCACTATTCTCCTATGAATTACAACCTGTCAGTGTCCTTGTCTGGAGGGATAGGTTTTCGAGAATTGTACATGGTAGTAATGAGTTTAGGGCATTGAGTATGCCGCTAACCCTAGGTGGTTCCGATAGGGGTAAGTTAACGATGGATATTAATGATTCGGAGGGCAAGGTATTACTTATGGACTATCCCGAGGATATGGATGATGCGAAGTATATATACATAAAAGCCATGGAGAAGGGAGCACTCGCGGTGATCTTTAGGGATAGGTACCCTGGTGTGGTTAGGAGGATTGTGGTGACGGCAACACCCGATTACTCCTGGGACAGGGCGCCACCACCAGTGATACCCGCACTCACTGTTTCTAGGGAGGTTGGTGATGAGTTAAGCAAGCATGTTGGTGAGGAGGTGGAGTTCGTGAGTGACGTAGAGACTAAACTAAGCACTGGTTATAACCTCATAATTAACCTTGAAGGCAATAGGGAGGAATCGGTAATTCTGGCGGTACACCACGATCATTGGTTGACGGGCTACGCAGATAATTGCCTAGGCATTGGTTTAGGGACAACCATGTTACTTAATGCGATTAAGGAGAGGTCGAGCATTAAGAGGGGCTTATCCTTCATTTCCTTCACTGCTGAGGAGGCTGGTAATCCAGGGTTTGCAAGTCTTTATTGGGCCTATGGATCAACTAGGTATGTTGAGTATCTCGAAAGGAGGGGCTTACTTAATAATGTATATGCTGTGCTTAATCTGGATGTAGTTGGTAGGCAGTACGTAATACATACTAGTGAGGATTTATCAATGCAATTAAGTCAATTGATTAGTACTCAATGGGAGTTGCCCAAGCCTTATTTTGACTCACTGAATTTTGAGATGAATGGTACACCATCGATGACATTATCAAGTCTTGATTATTACTGGGATGTTTATCATACAGACAGGGATACTGAGGACAAGGCTAGTCAACGGGATATTGACTCGGCCTTTAAGACTGCGGGTCAATTACTTAATTATTTATTAACTAATGATTTAACGCCATCCCCATACATATCCGTATTAAATAGGGATATAATAAGTGTGGGCTTGGGTATTGAGCTTAAGGAGGATTGGGATACATACAGGCTTGTTAAGTACTTACTTTCTAAGTACCTGGTTGAGTATAGGCGTGATGGTTCAGTGAAGACTATATACACGAACTCAATATTATCCTACGTGAGGAGGTTCATAAACATTAATGACATAAGCCAGGTACCGCTCAGGGTTGAGGAAATGGGTACCGGAAAGGTCATAATGGACACAAGCACCATAAGAAACGTGAGACAACTAAGCCAATACATATCCCAAGTGATAGAGTCATTGGCTGAGGACATGAATATAAACCTAGTCACCTAG
- a CDS encoding SLC13 family permease codes for MMPTRFIEDAVILAITYGLIALRGIGRINVQPWAAMLLGAALTVVLGILTPTQALSSINLNVILFLISLFTISSALEVSGFFSYLAYRLLIGSRNIGKLILRIFGLSALLSLALSNDGIAGAFTPVIVSMRKQARINIKPLLYALAFGVTIGSVALPVGNPQNLLIALESGMPKPFIIFTVYLLPPTAINALIMYPLLLLLFRDDNDEVVIEETRRPEELLVNRRLAYIAITILLILIPLYFITDIFNISPYLTPVTLTFTGAAIIYLLSGNDRRNVAHNVDWTTILFFIGLFIVSEGALESGVLNALAHYLPQPTTLLGVFISGLLLSQVISNVPMVALYIPLMRELGVTSSNSIIWIGLAASSTIAGNLTLIGAASNVIISEASEKRGGEGFGFFEFMKYGIPITIVNTIIYYIWLSYIHVPL; via the coding sequence ATGATGCCCACGCGGTTCATAGAGGATGCTGTTATACTAGCGATTACGTATGGCCTAATAGCCCTGAGAGGAATAGGGAGAATTAATGTGCAGCCTTGGGCCGCTATGTTACTCGGTGCTGCGCTTACTGTTGTGCTTGGTATATTAACACCTACCCAGGCCTTATCCTCAATAAATCTTAATGTTATTCTATTTCTAATTTCACTATTCACAATATCATCCGCACTCGAGGTCAGTGGATTCTTCAGCTACTTAGCATACAGATTATTAATTGGTAGTCGTAACATAGGTAAATTAATACTTAGAATATTTGGGCTATCTGCCTTATTATCACTTGCACTCTCAAATGACGGCATTGCCGGCGCATTTACACCAGTAATAGTGTCCATGAGGAAACAGGCAAGGATAAATATAAAGCCACTACTATATGCGTTGGCCTTTGGCGTGACCATAGGTAGTGTTGCACTTCCTGTCGGTAATCCACAAAACCTACTCATAGCGCTAGAATCAGGAATGCCTAAACCCTTCATTATATTCACAGTTTACCTATTACCACCCACGGCAATTAACGCATTAATAATGTACCCATTATTATTACTGTTGTTTCGTGATGACAATGACGAGGTTGTAATAGAGGAGACCAGAAGACCTGAGGAATTACTGGTTAATAGGAGACTAGCGTATATCGCTATTACAATATTATTAATACTAATACCACTTTATTTCATAACAGATATATTTAACATAAGCCCATACCTAACTCCAGTAACCTTAACATTCACGGGCGCTGCCATAATTTATCTATTGAGTGGTAATGATAGAAGGAACGTCGCGCATAATGTTGATTGGACAACAATACTATTCTTCATAGGCCTCTTTATAGTAAGTGAAGGCGCACTCGAATCCGGAGTTCTCAATGCACTGGCTCATTACTTACCACAACCAACAACATTATTAGGCGTCTTCATATCGGGCCTACTCCTTAGCCAAGTCATTAGTAATGTACCTATGGTGGCGCTCTACATACCACTAATGAGAGAGCTAGGGGTTACATCAAGTAACTCCATTATTTGGATTGGATTGGCAGCGTCAAGCACAATAGCTGGGAACCTAACATTGATTGGTGCTGCAAGTAATGTAATAATAAGCGAAGCAAGTGAGAAGAGGGGTGGTGAGGGATTCGGATTTTTTGAGTTCATGAAGTACGGTATCCCCATAACTATCGTAAACACCATAATTTACTATATATGGTTAAGTTATATACATGTACCGCTCTAG
- a CDS encoding DUF763 domain-containing protein codes for MGISGVADLPLHAGHVPPWLYSRMVRLSGLIVELLIDERGIKNTIRLFSNPVFFQAFNNIIGMDWDSSGSTTITTAALKEALSKKDTGIKVIGGKGVYALNAPIEIEELGRTWDIDIETLKLMSRLSAKIDNTALQDGYRLYHHAMIIGSDGTWAVIQQGLNEKIKYARRYHIWMENDLLNEPHTGIVGIKGNHALNMVSRTSNDARKTILDLVHQEAIKVVRDWAMVKAMMKGNTTILTYLGKEPPRYYNPYLSGAFKPYTASINEDTIKQARDANDFKDLLLTRGLGPSTMLALALIAELIYRNPIDWNDPANIDPRRYAFALGGKDGSPYPVNREIYDTVIDIMQAIVDMARKDGALTIYLKHLANVTRQLNLPVDLVRPTPP; via the coding sequence GTGGGTATTTCGGGCGTAGCGGATTTACCGCTTCATGCAGGTCATGTACCACCATGGCTTTATAGTAGGATGGTTAGGCTTAGTGGACTTATTGTCGAGTTATTAATTGATGAACGTGGTATTAAGAATACCATTAGATTATTCTCTAACCCGGTGTTTTTCCAAGCGTTTAATAATATAATTGGTATGGATTGGGATTCCTCGGGAAGCACGACGATAACTACGGCAGCACTTAAGGAAGCATTGTCCAAGAAGGATACTGGTATTAAGGTTATTGGTGGTAAGGGTGTTTATGCACTTAATGCGCCCATAGAAATTGAGGAGTTAGGTAGAACATGGGATATTGATATTGAAACCCTTAAATTAATGTCAAGGCTTTCAGCTAAGATCGATAATACGGCGCTACAGGATGGTTATAGGCTCTATCACCATGCAATGATCATAGGCTCTGATGGTACGTGGGCCGTTATTCAGCAGGGATTAAATGAGAAAATAAAATATGCTAGAAGATACCATATTTGGATGGAGAATGATTTACTGAATGAACCACATACAGGTATTGTTGGCATTAAGGGTAATCATGCACTCAACATGGTTAGTAGAACGAGTAACGATGCTAGGAAGACTATACTTGATCTTGTACATCAGGAAGCAATTAAAGTAGTTAGGGATTGGGCGATGGTAAAGGCAATGATGAAGGGTAACACCACAATATTAACATACTTAGGCAAAGAACCACCTAGGTATTATAATCCATACTTAAGTGGTGCCTTTAAGCCATATACTGCGTCGATAAACGAGGATACTATCAAGCAAGCTAGGGATGCTAATGACTTTAAGGATCTATTACTCACCAGAGGTTTGGGCCCAAGCACCATGCTAGCCCTAGCCTTAATAGCTGAGCTCATCTATAGAAATCCAATTGATTGGAATGACCCAGCAAATATTGACCCAAGAAGATATGCATTCGCGTTAGGTGGTAAGGATGGATCACCATACCCAGTGAATAGGGAGATCTATGATACTGTTATTGACATAATGCAGGCAATAGTAGACATGGCTAGGAAGGATGGCGCATTGACAATATACCTGAAACATTTAGCTAATGTAACTAGGCAATTGAATCTACCCGTCGATTTGGTAAGACCAACGCCGCCCTGA
- a CDS encoding pantetheine-phosphate adenylyltransferase, with translation MQRLRFRKVAVGGTFDTLHTGHTALLFTALNYGRKVLVGVTSDEFAQAYKTYKVKPLKIRFLNLRSLIKELGSNDRDVIIDVINDPYGPTIVDPTIDAIVVSLETLSRAIEINNLRRERGLRPLYIIAVPIIKDGLGNKVSSTLIRDRTGTKELGD, from the coding sequence ATGCAGAGACTCAGGTTCAGGAAGGTTGCCGTCGGTGGAACATTCGATACACTCCATACGGGACATACGGCATTGCTATTCACGGCACTTAATTATGGGCGCAAGGTGCTTGTTGGCGTTACGAGCGATGAATTTGCCCAGGCCTATAAGACGTACAAGGTGAAACCATTAAAGATCAGGTTCCTTAACCTAAGGAGTCTAATTAAGGAGTTGGGCAGTAATGACCGTGATGTGATAATTGACGTTATTAATGATCCATACGGCCCAACAATTGTTGATCCAACGATTGATGCAATAGTGGTAAGCCTAGAGACCTTGTCCAGGGCTATTGAGATAAATAACCTTAGGAGAGAGAGGGGGTTACGACCTCTATACATTATTGCTGTTCCAATAATTAAGGATGGACTTGGGAATAAAGTATCAAGTACACTTATTAGGGATAGGACAGGTACTAAGGAGCTAGGTGACTAG
- a CDS encoding acyl-CoA dehydrogenase family protein, producing MDFDLSREEALFRDSVREFGERYIKPHWVDLDEGKYSLLELIPRLAEHGLIGLTLSSKYGGSEGSFLMAAIAAEELANADPSLAVPVYFLLETAWPFIVQRYAKDSTKEEVLPRLTKGEAWIGIASTEPQGGSDVGNERTEAKLVNGKWLLTGEKNMVTGVSIALRLPYGGGFVTITRTGPIEAKHRAITTMLFMVKRNGVVNTGFETRDYEEWGRRGIPTGYLRLNGAPVDPDFVLGEVNNGFKIAMEGFDVARTLIGAAALGTARWMLEQGREWIRSRVVFGKPISSYQSISFKYAELSTRLEAARLMVYKAAWLADKFYRGDSSVSILDIANAGAMAKMLAVELAVDVGLEVMKWFGGMSYYKETPVTRAFLGALSYYVGAEGAQNILRLIVARNLIGREVE from the coding sequence ATGGATTTCGATCTTAGTAGGGAGGAGGCCCTGTTTAGGGATTCCGTTAGGGAGTTTGGTGAGCGTTACATAAAACCTCACTGGGTAGACCTTGATGAGGGTAAGTACTCACTCCTTGAATTAATACCTAGGCTCGCGGAGCACGGCTTAATAGGTTTAACCCTTAGTTCTAAGTACGGGGGTTCAGAGGGTTCCTTCCTAATGGCGGCAATAGCTGCTGAGGAACTGGCTAATGCGGATCCAAGTCTCGCAGTGCCTGTGTACTTCTTACTCGAGACCGCTTGGCCATTTATTGTTCAGCGATATGCAAAGGATAGTACTAAGGAGGAGGTCCTACCGAGACTAACCAAGGGTGAGGCCTGGATTGGCATTGCATCGACCGAGCCTCAGGGTGGTAGTGATGTGGGTAATGAGAGGACTGAGGCGAAGCTAGTTAATGGTAAGTGGTTGCTCACGGGCGAGAAGAACATGGTTACTGGTGTGTCAATAGCCCTTAGGTTGCCCTATGGTGGTGGCTTTGTAACTATAACCAGGACAGGCCCTATTGAGGCTAAGCATAGGGCTATAACAACAATGCTGTTCATGGTTAAGAGGAATGGTGTTGTTAACACAGGCTTTGAGACTAGGGATTATGAGGAGTGGGGTAGGAGGGGAATACCCACTGGTTACTTAAGGCTTAATGGTGCTCCTGTGGATCCAGACTTCGTGCTTGGCGAGGTGAATAATGGGTTTAAGATAGCAATGGAGGGTTTTGATGTTGCGAGAACTCTCATTGGTGCAGCGGCTCTAGGAACTGCACGCTGGATGCTTGAGCAGGGCAGGGAGTGGATTAGGAGTAGGGTTGTCTTTGGTAAACCAATTTCCTCCTACCAATCAATAAGTTTTAAGTATGCTGAATTGAGCACGAGGCTTGAGGCGGCAAGGCTCATGGTTTACAAGGCGGCTTGGCTTGCTGATAAGTTTTATAGGGGTGATTCCTCAGTTTCAATACTTGACATTGCTAATGCTGGAGCTATGGCTAAGATGCTTGCCGTGGAGTTGGCGGTAGACGTAGGTCTAGAGGTCATGAAATGGTTTGGCGGCATGAGCTATTACAAGGAAACACCAGTAACTAGGGCATTCCTAGGTGCCCTAAGTTACTACGTTGGTGCTGAGGGTGCACAGAACATACTGAGACTAATAGTGGCAAGAAACCTAATAGGAAGAGAGGTAGAGTAA
- a CDS encoding adenylate kinase family protein, whose product MVRLLVTGSPGVGKTTIAIELSKIYNAPLIDVDEVIKPLLRWDDRLQTNYIIDETKARDLIMRKLSNLELFIIDTIAVNLIDRSLIDWCIVLRLNPIQLMQRLLMRGWPRCKVIENVLAEIVGSSLSMAIDTFGKDRIIEVDTSNKGVGEVVKYIVDHLSSGVPNVGVVDWFDTLSTDLLISLSEEMDKCLT is encoded by the coding sequence ATGGTTCGTTTATTAGTAACCGGTTCTCCTGGTGTTGGTAAGACAACAATAGCCATAGAATTATCAAAGATATATAATGCACCATTAATTGATGTAGACGAGGTCATAAAGCCCTTACTTAGGTGGGATGATCGATTGCAGACGAATTACATAATTGATGAGACAAAGGCGCGTGACCTAATTATGAGGAAATTAAGTAATTTAGAGTTATTCATTATTGATACAATTGCTGTGAATTTAATCGATAGGTCATTGATTGATTGGTGCATTGTACTTAGGCTCAATCCCATTCAATTAATGCAGAGGTTATTAATGAGGGGTTGGCCTCGTTGTAAAGTGATTGAGAATGTACTTGCTGAGATCGTTGGTTCATCATTAAGTATGGCCATTGATACGTTTGGTAAAGATAGGATTATTGAGGTTGATACGTCAAATAAAGGTGTTGGCGAGGTCGTTAAGTACATAGTTGATCATTTATCAAGTGGTGTTCCTAATGTGGGGGTTGTTGATTGGTTTGATACGCTTAGTACGGATTTACTGATAAGTCTGAGTGAGGAAATGGATAAATGCCTAACCTAA